attacatgattgttctgaaagtctactatttatttcatcgtaatcatgtaagccctcatacgtgattgttctgaaagcttactaatttacatgattatTCTGAAACTCTAccaaaggtaaacttgcttcacccgtgaaatgttgtcagatatggaacaaaatgtatacccctgcccactccctttttttttaggtgtagggggtgggggaggtttgttcatatcaactgacactttatcaaaccatttgaataattcatatacaaaattctggtggttgctgtgtaataacaaaacaagtgtcactgaaaacagagatgtgctaataaatttagctttcatgtgtgtgtatgtgtggtgtgtgtgtgtgcgtatgtactcagtgcactggcCGGCGTCggaaactggggggggggggggggcagctgctgttcctggggtgggggtgtttgccccccccccccccgaatatttaggatgacaaaaatattcacagagagagagagagagagagagagagagagagagagagagagagagagagagagagagagagagagagagagagttgacaaacaaaataccccccccacacacacacacaaaagaagtatattgtctctcgtgcaagaactttatagcccagactccccacccatctcgcaaccccggccatctcctcacgtctctcatcccctctccacttgaatttttagttcataaaaaaaaagtttcatttgtgaaaattatttgttgtgcctttcgtctttaaaggggcacaaattagcttccattttccctctttgccatgcctttcgatccattttggtgacctagccacctaagcatggcaaagagggaaaatcaaAAGTTTCTTTGTGTCCCTTTAGAcctgtaattagaattttgagttgggaatactcaagaagaattattacatttttgaagattataaataatttttgtctttggacatttaatttgaattttgaaacgtattacttgttgaaATGATGAAataatgtatgaaacgtattacttgttgagtttgtattcattgggcgggggtataaagatcaatttcacttaagatttagtatcattgtatcaaaatattgttccatttacatacagacatacagacagacagacggacaaagtgaatccagtaggcctataccccctccaacttcattgggctggggtataaatatcaatatcactaaAGATTTAGTATAATTGTATCAAAATAGTGttccatatacatacagacatacacacagacagatggacaaagtgaatccagtatacccccctccagcttcgttgggctggggtatacatattgttccatatctgacaacatttcacgggtgaagcaagtttacctttagtagagtttcagaacaatcatgtaaattagtaagctttcagaacaatcacgtatgagggcttacatgtttacgatgaaataaatagtagactttcagaacaatcatgtaatagtcacttttcagaacaatcacgcgtaacatacgtgtgtgtgtgtgtgtttgtgtgtgtgtgtgtggtgtgtgtgtatgtatgtgtgtatgtgtgtgtgtgtgtgtgtgtgtgtgtgtgtgcgtctgtgtctgtaagtgtgtatacgtgtgtaagtctgtgtgtctgtgtgtgtctgtgcgtctgtgtgtatgtgtgtgtgtgtgtgtgtgtgtgtgtgtgtgtaagagtgtgtgtgtgtgtgtaaaagggAAGAGAGGGGATGAGTGTGAAGTGGATGTCGGTCTCTTGCATGAGTCCAGAAGTGACAAAGCGACCACTGGGGTATGGGGTAGGCCGGGGTTGCGGAAGAGGTAGGGGAGGGTTGGTGTTGCGGCTGCGACTGTCCTAACCACCTAAAAGTCGTTTCCTGTTTAACGTCTATGAAAATACATAACACATATTTGTATTTCTTAACTAGCTGTTACTAAAACTACAACCACAAGTACAACCGCAACAAAAACTCCAAGCAGCACTGCTAAACCGCCGACATCCACTGCTACTCGCGACACGAGAGCGAcaaatgacgatgacgatgacgatgacggtCTACCAATCCCAGTCATCGCTGGCGGAGCAGGAGGAGCACTTCTTGTCATCATTGCTGTTGTCATTGCTATCGTCGTTTGGAAGAATAgatgtaagtgtttttaatttgctacatgtttttttctttgtactccTATTACTTCGGTTGAACATGCATTTTCAGCTGTTCATAGGAAACTATTTTATTTTCCAAGACTCTTTCATTAAAAACAAGTATTTgttttcccttttctttttttaaactccCACAGTTTATGTATCCATTCATGATTGCATTCCTCTTCGTTGAGCCtcgtgacgtcagagtccgacacAACTTATATTTAGActgagtgcatgtttgtgtgtgttcaatcgTAAAAATAGAAAGACGTTCTAACTGAATGTGATCGataaataaatgttatttgtatgtttgacctaaatatgacatttaacacatatctcgacagtcgttGTTCACCTTGACCGCTGGCGCGGTTTCGGAGGAACGTTGACTGTTTTGATCTGTGTAAAGTGTCatattttgttcaaaactaAAATGTCTCCAGGTGAACCGACCTACACCAGACCGACACGACGCAGTCAGGTGATCGACACCAACATCTACACTGAACTTGATGATCCACAACAACAAGACAGCATTGAACAAGGTGTGTGTCTCGTGTGATTTTACTTGGTTAACACAGCAACCAAGGTATGTATCACACATTAGAAGGTAACCAtgcttgattttgttttctaaTTATATCAACAGGACAGCAACTACTAAGGTTTGTATTACATATTGTTGTGCTTGGTGAATCTAATACAGTACTGTACTTGCTCTCTGGACCGCAGGATACTAACGTTCAGTTTCGACAtgagacataaagagagagagagagagagagagagagagagagagagagagagagagagagagagagagagagagagagagagacagagagagagacagagagagagagaaagaaagacagagagagagaaaaaaaagagagagaaagaaagaaaaagagagagagagagagagagagagagagagagagagaaaaagagaaagagagaaagaaaaaaagaaagagagagagagaaagagagagacagagagagagagacagagacatcgACCGTTTCACAATAAGAATTCAGACACGTTACTTTTGCAGTGTTAACATGTTCAAAacaccccaaacacacacaccttcaagTAAAGATACCTTACCGTCTCAACTTCCAGCCCCAGAAGAGGATGTGTACGAAGACACGACAGGACAGCAGCCAGCAGGGCACGGTACAGTGGAGTATGTCAACACAGCCACGGGCACGCAGGCTGCTGAGGGCACCGTCTACATGAATGTATAGGAGGTCCTGAATTcggcccgaagtcgacttcgcgaagactaagCACAGTACCTGTTTTACCAAAAACACTCGGTGCTTATAAACTTCGCGCGCCCAGCTCCGCAAAGTATACTGTTAAAGTATATATTTTAAAAGTAACAAGTTGCGAGGATAATTTACATTTATTGAAAAGTGGGTGCGTGATCTAGAAGGCTTGTTTATTTAATGCTATATTTAGCTTAGCGCAGAGACATTGGACTCTCCTGCAATATTGGCAATTGATGTATCTCTGTGGGagataaaaccacaattagacttcacttactcaggtaagctcgtcataattatgtaattatATCTTTACGCTAATGTATATTTCTGTGGTTCATACTCTTTCGAATGATATATGATATATTTCACTTCAGGAGCATGTTCAGTTCGACCCGCTGGTCATCATCTAAGCTATTATTGAGGACACATGCAATCTCTGTATCCCATTGTTTGgagaccgccctgatatggcccttcgtggtcggctgggcgttaagcaaacaaacaaacaaacaaattgtttggagaCATTAAAAAATAATTGACTCCAACCAGGtaatgcctgtgtgtgtgtgtgtgtgtgtgtgtgtgtgtgtgtgtgtgtgtgtgtgtgtgtgtgtgtgtgtgtgtgtgtgtgtgtgtgtgtgtgtgtgtgcatgcagagagagacagataaagagagatTGAGCGACAGAGTACTTAGTATGGCAAATGTGATTGCCTGTAAGCTCCcgtttgatgatgtcataatgCAAACAGTTCTCAGGTGCGCATGTCAGGCTCAACTAGTGTCCTAACATTCTGGAAAGAAGCAGATCAAAGATGCCAGTCCGACACTCCGACAACGATGTTTACATGGTAAAGTTTCAATCGATCTTGATTCAATCTtttcttcaacaacaaaattgctATACCTAAAGTGATGGACAGTTCTTAATCGATTTTTAGACAACGATATGTGCTTTGTCGTCGAGAAGACGGTCAGGTGATGCGAAGTAGTCGAGAACTTTCCCATGTAAACAGTCCCTGCGATTTTCAAGCCGACTTCAGAACGATCCGAAACAGGACTTAGCGCTATACCACGTTTTGGTCATTTATGTCGGTTACTTGCTCGGTCAGCGTGTTAAGAAAGGGACACTTCTTCTGGTGTAAACAGTTCAGCTCACCGCATCATATCTGACCAGGGTTTTCCATGGGATAGACCATCCTTCtgcttggtcacattccaaaactcaacaccctgactgcttactGTGGTCAGTTAacattttgttgatgatgtCATTTCTTAAAATGCCGCTGGTGGCTTTTACGAAACCAATGCATCCAAAATGTCCCACTGTGTACACAGAATACACACTGTTCAATGTTGATATGGGACCatgtcacgcacacatgcataaaacacacacgcagtctgtcatccacgacTCAATAACTATATTGCTCTTTCAAACTACACAACACAAGTTGACACGAACAGTACATTAGGAACGTTTCTTACAAAAGTCAAATATATGCAGATcaacacaaatacatacactacTCACTAACTAACCATACAATTATTTCTTACAATAGCATCGGCACTGACGACAACAAGATCAAACAGTAATAAcgtcagtaacaaaaaaaagaataactATTTTCCTTTTAAAGCATCTTTCACAACTCTCACTTCCACTCAGTTCACACTGAAGTTATTATTCCTGCACTGTAGCTGCTAAGGCTAATGTTATCCTGCTGGCGTATCCATAATCGTCAGTGAACTTAAGTTAACGAGGCCGTAGTGCGAAGAGAAGGGAACCATCGATGACGTCACGTCCTTGCCGGGCGAGCAGTGCCGTCGGACCCTAAAGTGCGTCGGTCGAAAGTGGAACAATCAGACCTCTCCTCAGTGGTAGTACGGTTTAAAGCCACCTCTGGCATGGTGAAAGCAACCTGGAAGGGTGAACAcaaggggcccggtagctcagatggtagagcactggacttgtgatcggaaggtcgcaggttcgaattcggacacgggtcaactttatgtgcagacccagagacggaagccatgtcccacccccgtgtcatcacaatggcacgtaaaagaccttggtcattctgccataagtgcaggtggctgaatacacctacacacgcagacacctgggtagcgcgactccgttgctgctagctttccactgggaggaagcgacccgaatttcccagcgatgggacattaaagtaatgaaatgaaatgaaatgaaagtcTTAGTTCacagtaacagtaacatcgCCCACCCGTCCTTATAATTAAACAACTAAGTGCAGGATTAAATGGACATAACTCTTTCCACTCGACGTCATGCATCCCGTACACACATACCAACTAACTTAGGAAATTATTTCAGCTGAGCACAAAGTCCAACGAAAAATGCCAAATTCATTCCATAAACAAAACTGTCAAACAATCTAGGTTATTCTCCTTTCAACCAAAACATGTTCATTCAATAATATAAACAGAATCATTTTCAAAAAACGAACTCAGAACTTCATACCGTTCAAGTACAACAgttacaaacacgcacactatacattccgccatcttggaacGACCGGTTTGCATAACCCAATAAACAAGTCTGACAATAAATTATCttttaaccacacaaaacaatatACAATTATTACATACCACATTCTGGTTGCAATGAAACACAGATACATAGGTCTCCCGCAATTGCTCTACGAAAGCAAAAGCAACGTTCAATGAAGAACGGACTCCTGACTCGGACCGCGAGTCTTCCTTGCTCGACAAGAGGCAAAGATACGAGTGATGAAAAAGAGTAACTTCGAGCTTGAATTTGGCTCATAGCTCACCCTACAAAATACAAGTAAGAAACACGTGAAATACAGGTGTGAGAGCCCCACGAGACATTCGAAGCTAACACGCTGTCTACCTGTGACAGGTAAATTACAGGGACACAGACACTCCACAGTTGCACCTTTAACAAAACAGTATACATTTATATAAATCTTAAAGCCGCTTGTGacagaccaagtggagggatagtcttatccaGGCATGAGCAAGATCGGTCGCCCACTCGCCACAGGAGACCAGAAATGAGTGTGGGCGAGTAGAAAGTCTTATAATGATCGCCCACTTGGCGAGTGAAAACTTTGGGTCTGTGGTATTATCATTTCCCGAGCGACGATTGTATGTTGTGAAGCACGTTGTCGTCTACGATTGCTAAAATTAGATGTGATCGGAGCTCCAGTTCCAGCTGATCGGGAAATTCTCTTTTGTGACCATGAACCAATCAGAATGACCGTATAATTTCAGGGTTATCAGGACTTTTCGTTGACGcgattttaaccaatcagaattgtGTGTCTCAGAAGCCTAGGCAGATCTGAAGCTGTAAACATGTAGAAATACTTGGACAACTGCCagcctccacccccccccccccccaaaaaaaaaaaaaaaaaaaaagccaaacCAGAGGGAACGGAGTCCGAGAGATTGAAAAGGTATAACTCCGGACAGAGGAAGCGTTCCTTTCAGGCAGACTATACAAAATCTGACTGGTGAGCAGAGAGACTGGCTAAACTATGATCgggaaaaaaacgtcatgttGTGTACTGCTTGCGAAAAGCATGCCGCTTCTGAGAaggagaacaagtcgcgtaaggcgaaaatacaatatttagtcaagtagctgtcgaactcacagaatgaaactgaacgcagcaagaccgtatactcgtagcatcgtcactccaccgcccgtggcaaaggcggtgcccgtggaattgacaagaagagcggggtattcgttgcgctgagaaggatagcacgcttttctgtacctctcttcgttttaactttctgagcgtgtttttaatccaaacatatcatatctatatatttttggaatcaggaaccgacaaggaataagatgaaagtgtttttaaattgatttcgaaaaaaaaaatttgataataatttttatatatttaattttcagagcttgtttttaatccgaatataacatatttatatgttgttggaatcagcaaatgatggagaataagataaacgtaaatttggatcgttttataattttttatttttttttacaattttccgatttttaatgaccaaagtcattaattaatttttaagccaccaagctgaaatgcaataccgaagtccgggcttcgtcgaagattacttgaccaaaatttgaaccaatttggttgaaaaatgagggcgtgacagtgccgcctcaactttcacgaaaagccggatatgacgtcatcaaagatatatataaaaaaaatgaaaaaaacatatggggatttcatacccaggaactctcatgtcaaatttcataaagatcggtccagtagtttagtctgaatcgctctacacacacacacagacacacagacacacacacgcacacacgcacacacacacacgcacatacaccacgaccctcgtttcgattccccctcgatgttaaaatatttagtcaaaacttgactaaatataaaaaggggccATTCGTTGTTGATACGGACAAATTTAAGCTAGAAAACATGCGTGCACACGAAACATCAAAGTCTCACCAACAAAACACCAAAAATGGGTGAACTCAAACAAAAAGGTCGAAGACACCGAGGGGGGACACGCTATGCACCAGCTAACGCAAGACCAGCGTGCTCGTGTCGCTCAACTGATGCGATCTGTACAGGCGCTTGCAAAGACCTGCTCGCCTTTCACCACGTTTGAATGGATGGaatcgttttgttttttggaaACTCATTTTTGTGGGCGAGTGAATTTGTTTGTGTGCTAGTCAATATCCGCTTAAGTGAACAGTTTAAGCAAGCAGCGAATAAAAATAATATTTGGCGTTTCTGACCGAGAGTCAAAACAGAGGGCCAGTCTAAGTACGCGCAATCAGTCTCCTGCAAGAAAGCGAGTCCACAAGATCGGTCCACAGTCGGGTGGCGCTCCACTCCTGTTTCGTGTCAGTTGGCAGTCGGATTGGACATTGGTAGGGCAGTTTACATGGGCAAGTTATCCGCGACCTTGCATTGTCCGACTGTCATCTCGgcgaagaaaaaaaggaaaacggCCTCAAAATTGATAGGACATTGTCAATGAGAAAGCTACGTTAGATGAAGCGGTGTTGTTTGTTGAATGAAAGGTTGAGACGAAATCGATTAATATTTTCCATATCAACATGACTTTAGATATACCGCCTCTTTAAATGGATTTATACGTTCTAGTCAGGAAAGTGAAAAC
This region of Littorina saxatilis isolate snail1 linkage group LG8, US_GU_Lsax_2.0, whole genome shotgun sequence genomic DNA includes:
- the LOC138973495 gene encoding uncharacterized protein; translation: MKTALVYVLCAVQWCCCSGYNIPECGSDGTLNVTETHSSITLTCTGITGDIMGWDLYFSNTTGITISQCNGTSSSCRLYNNDWYEVSRTQYSTSTLTVTHTTRDSIAGRVRCVGSVTSTPASCIVRVVPVTKTTTTSTTATKTPSSTAKPPTSTATRDTRATNDDDDDDDGLPIPVIAGGAGGALLVIIAVVIAIVVWKNRCEPTYTRPTRRSQVIDTNIYTELDDPQQQDSIEQAPEEDVYEDTTGQQPAGHGTVEYVNTATGTQAAEGTVYMNV